The Amyelois transitella isolate CPQ chromosome 20, ilAmyTran1.1, whole genome shotgun sequence genome has a segment encoding these proteins:
- the LOC106131605 gene encoding protein capicua homolog isoform X1 — MHRGHAGAAPPPHPPAVPSHPLYRTHAHADIDDQIPASVISSVGTVSLSQSSTIPIPNISMANPTNPGNASSSAAPQPAAQPPTQAPVRNLPKKRKFDPSELEEIERNCTNNVAVALAPIDFQHILHPSPVVQQLSPQEIKAQQIHYLNIDLSEWRDHRVLAKQRGLYVPGVIRQAEGCKVIVELDGQENDPIEYSDIFGKNKFDIISDASPQMMHLLVGASCVVRTTDHSRESVQNVFVEGFVFEVLNAPRRIRVKVSDMDNETVEVKRADIRLLQPPWADELEDAGSHHTPMHQVPVQHMPVAQSFQMCDGNFYTSSPMPGAGQVVTVGASSNGSMDYGESDDDLRREDIMFPNDSQMDCSNSKRSSLQSRGSTSSLIERSITPRSQPPTPRSQAATPHKYKKGDVVSTPTGIRKKFNGKQWRRLCSKDGCTKESQRRGYCSRHLSLRGVASSNTPLAQPSQHHRSSSKSLSSSGTGVEGDETSRESDTTPPHYRVAGRFDSDETEAANMLVSLGSSRSGSPGASPPGARRSPTPLRSNVFVPICSPPPPHARPPAHRALAALPDRPHTLIRPELVRPSRVSPSVSGVATSVIRVSPAPYHQPENRNGPTSLHTSQPNVIGVQQPSALSIQSTIQSSINQYSTTLPSNLTLPSSISLNLNNTNLQTSIANSMRSTNNDLPHNLIVHRGVNGIKEQMYRQTLNLRNGLHDYRAEESPPLNNQENFFNRRVSEYDDENGLHRNVMEHRPPELSETRVVEDKRIIKPAPLQARFLSVVDTEAKDNIKRFYVIPQNIEKKFVLIKNEPVEPIHIDEKMPQQMNNNELENEHRSLDNGDHVNNVNSSAVIVHPSQLLPVLPPPTSHTAIIVSTSGVPGGVFPWQSLVPLLTASPPPAPPSPRTPRTPHTPHTPHTPHTPHTPHTPHVKTEEQIKTEATTGETAPPMCTEEDDEVFDVIEDTSGGDDSNKRRSQSLSSLNSPAAATDKKERRIRRPMNAFMIFSKRHRQMVHQLNPNQDNRTVSKILGEWWYSLKPEEKQKYNELASEVKEAHFKAHPEWKWCNKDRRKSSSSRDPTRSMPQSPRTPSEANNVAAAGTEMPAATGYHVASPQLSDDEQMPQSLVEEPPAQDMQIDLKCGEKVTDSDSEGLEGREYLPHHDHTRRPKPIKARAGSSDNLLGGITASSPGGSKVFQPTGGAFKSTHADTGDHRQWATAFTTVNKSLPSQVPSSPHPLQSISASTQSLTNSVQGISLSTPNLTTQAALDNAIASIINLPTTSSGVQVISSGVSMNQPSGLTMNQSSGLTMNQSSGLTMNQSSGLTMNHSSGLSMNTQASTSTALTNALLKGVTLMKRNLGDNPTGPLTLSLDASGNLLIKASQASPLQSPQPQPQPHQLHVVQLSRLCVPAYTEVETSKQSTVLPSSAPSAPSVIVSQSNHAAVKPNTGQWETSAEETRPFPLAPTPAQLGCAPLQKRLNRGTSTGSTGSGDQAVPRSESGPTTPLETETPMSPKHENLPSPSLKKKSLFKKGNEDGRDKVLEQVNFEQKFSTLPQFKPEACSPSAMVVPRSPQLYLRKKHNKLGIEEDGTIVSTPQMESEIMNGNSMPTPISYGTPHTTTKLVGNTFFGPDFNLDNYRAPESMEEMSPRTPCSGSLAGGAGAGAGGAGGVGGGREAGHRRTLEQRRQLVMKLFHDHGMFPSTQATTHFQATHMDIFPTKMSLQLKIREVRQKLMAQNNLTPHSEVNTPTNVNSPIVTSTAS; from the exons ATGCACCGTGGTCACGCGGGCGCCGCCCCGCCCCCGCACCCCCCCGCCGTCCCTTCGCACCCCCTCTACCGCACGCACGCGCACGCAGATATTGACGATCAG atCCCGGCTTCCGTGATAAGCAGTGTCGGCACAGTGAGCCTGTCACAGTCGTCGACTATCCCCATACCAAACATAAGCATGGCTAACCCGACGAATCCAGGGAACGCGAGCAGCAGCGCGGCCCCACAGCCGGCGGCCCAGCCGCCCACGCAGGCCCCCGTCAGAAACCTcccaaagaaaagaaaattcgATCCCTCGGAACTAGAAGAGATCGAAAGGAATTGTACAAACAATGTGGCCGTGGCCTTAGCTCCGATCGACTTCCAGCACATTCTACACCCTTCCCCCGTGGTGCAACAGCTTTCGCCACAGGAAATCAAAGCACAACAGATCCATTACCTAAACATCGACCTATCTGAATGGCGCGACCACAGAGTCTTAGCCAAGCAACGCGGCCTATACGTGCCCGGTGTGATCCGTCAAGCCGAAGGCTGCAAAGTGATCGTGGAACTAGATGGCCAGGAGAATGACCCTATTGAGTACAGTGACATTTTCGGTAAAAATAAGTTCGATATAATCAGTGATGCTAGCCCGCAAATGATGCACCTGCTGGTGGGGGCATCTTGTGTGGTGAGGACTACGGACCATAGCCGGGAAAGTGTGCAAAACGTGTTTGTTGAAGGATTCGTGTTTGAGGTCCTGAACGCGCCGAGAAGGATACGTGTCAAA gtATCAGACATGGATAACGAGACTGTAGAAGTGAAGCGCGCAGACATCAGGCTGCTGCAGCCGCCGTGGGCTGACGAGCTGGAAGACGCGGGCTCGCATCACACGCCCATGCATCAGGTGCCGGTCCAGCATATGCCGGTGGCG CAGTCGTTTCAAATGTGCGACGGCAATTTCTACACGTCGTCCCCGATGCCTGGCGCCGGTCAGGTGGTCACTGTGGGCGCCTCGTCCAACGGCTCCATGGACTACGGCGAGAGCGACGATGATTTGAGACGAGAAGACATCATGTTTCCTAATGACTCGCAGATGG ACTGCAGTAACAGCAAACGCAGCAGCTTGCAGAGCCGAGGCAGCACGTCCAGTCTAATCGAGCGCTCCATCACTCCCAGATCTCAACCGCCTACTCCCAG ATCTCAAGCGGCAACCCCGCACAAATACAAGAAGGGCGACGTCGTATCAACGCCTACAGGAATCCGAAAGAAGTTCAACGGCAAGCAATGGCGGCGATTGTGTTCCAAAGATGGCTGCACCAAGGAGAGCCAACGTCGTGGTTATTGTTCGCGACATTTGTCGCTGCGCGGTGTCGCGTCATCCAACACGCCATTGGCGCAGCCGTCGCAACATCACAG AAGCAGCAGCAAGTCCCTGTCGTCTAGCGGCACGGGCGTGGAAGGCGACGAGACATCGCGCGAGTCCGACACCACGCCGCCGCATTACAGAGTCGCTGGCAGGTTCGATTCCGATGAGACCGAGGCTGCTAATATGTTag TGTCGCTGGGCAGCTCGCGCTCGGGCAGCCCGGGCGCGTCGCCGCCGGGCGCGCGGCGCTCGCCCACGCCGCTGCGCAGCAACGTGTTCGTGCCCATCTGcagcccgccgccgccgcacgCGCGCCCGCCCGCGCACCGCGCGCTCGCCGCGCTCCCCGACCGCCCGCACACGCTCATACG cCCCGAGTTAGTTCGGCCGAGCCGTGTCAGCCCTTCAGTGAGTGGAGTCGCGACCAGCGTTATAAGAGTTTCACCGGCGCCCTACCATCAG CCGGAGAACAGGAATGGCCCAACAAGTCTCCACACCAGCCAACCGAACGTGATTGGGGTTCAACAACCTTCAGCGCTGTCCATCCAGAGTACCATCCAATCATCGATCAACCAGTACTCTACCACGCTGCCCTCCAACCTCACTCTACCTTCAAGCATATCCCTCAACCTGAACAACACCAACCTCCAAACGAGCATCGCCAACTCTATGCGGTCTACCAACAACGATTTACCCCACAACCTAATCGTCCATAGAGGTGTAAACGGCATAAAAGAGCAAATGTACCGACAAACGTTGAACTTACGCAACGGACTACACGATTACAGAGCCGAAGAATCACCACCACTAAATAATcaagagaatttttttaatagaagaGTCTCGGAGTACGATGATGAGAACGGACTTCACAGGAATGTGATGGAACACAGGCCGCCGGAATTATCCGAGACTCGAGTTGTAGAAGATAAAAGGATCATCAAACCGGCGCCGCTGCAGGCCAGATTCTTGTCCGTGGTGGATACGGAGGCCAAAGACAATATAAAGAGGTTTTATGTCATACCGCAGAATATCGAGAAGAAGTTTGTGCTGATCAAGAATGAGCCAGTCGAGCCTATTCAT ATAGATGAGAAAATGCCTCAGCAGATGAACAATAATGAACTGGAAAATGAACACAGGAGTTTGGACAATGGTGATCAC GTGAACAACGTGAATAGCAGCGCTGTGATTGTACATCCCAGTCAACTGCTGCCTGTGTTGCCGCCTCCGACGTCGCATACAGCTATCATTG TGTCCACGAGCGGCGTACCAGGCGGCGTGTTCCCGTGGCAGTCCCTGGTGCCGCTGCTGACGGCGTCCCCTCCCCCCGCGCCGCCCTCGCCGCGTACCCCCCGCACCCCCCACACGCCCCACACCCCCCACACGCCGCACACCCCCCACACCCCCCACACACCCCATGTCAAGACTGAGGAGCAGATCAAGACTGAAGCTACTACTG GTGAAACAGCGCCACCTATGTGCACAGAAGAAGACGATGAAGTGTTCGACGTGATAGAAGACACGAGTGGCGGCGACGATTCCAACAAAAGGAGGTCACAAAGTCTCTCTTCACTAAACTCTCCTGCCGCTGCAACTGATAAG AAGGAGCGCCGAATCAGACGGCCGATGAACGCGTTTATGATTTTCTCCAAGCGCCACCGACAAATGGTGCACCAGTTGAATCCCAATCAGGACAACAGGACTGTCAGCAAAATCCTCGGCGAGTGGTGGTACTCGCTCAAACCTGAGGAGAAACAGAAGTACAACGAGTTGGCTAGCGAG GTTAAAGAGGCCCACTTCAAAGCGCATCCTGAATGGAAATGGTGCAACAAAGACCGCAGGAAATCCTCCAGCAGTCGCGATCCCACGCGATCTATGCCACAG AGTCCCCGCACACCTTCGGAAGCGAATAATGTTGCGGCGGCAGGAACGGAGATGCCGGCTGCAACGGGATACCACGTCGCATCGCCGCAACTTAGTGATGACGAACAG ATGCCGCAATCTCTGGTCGAGGAGCCGCCGGCGCAGGATATGCAAATCGACCTGAAGTGCGGAGAGAAAGTCACGGATTCAGATTCTGAGGGGCTCGAGGGCAGAGAGTACTTGCCGCATCACGACCATACTCGTAGACCGAAACCGATCAAAGCTAG GGCGGGCTCATCTGACAATCTGCTGGGCGGTATTACAGCTTCGAGTCCTGGTGGCTCTAAGGTTTTCCAACCAACTGGTGGCGCTTTCAAATCAACACACGCCGATACTG GTGATCACAGACAATGGGCCACAGCATTCACGACCGTGAACAAGAGTCTACCGAGCCAAGTACCCAGCTCTCCGCACCCTTTGCAGTCAATATCAGCGAGTACTCAAAGCCTCACTAACAGTGTCCAAGGCATTTCTCTAAGCACACCAAATCTTACCACTCAAGCGGCTTTGGATAATGCTATAGCATCAATTATCAATTTGCCGACAACATCAAGTGGGGTCCAAGTGATATCGAGTGGCGTATCGATGAATCAACCGAGCGGGTTGACGATGAATCAATCAAGCGGGTTGACAATGAATCAATCAAGCGGGTTGACAATGAATCAATCAAGCGGGCTGACAATGAATCACTCAAGTGGGTTATCGATGAATACTCAAGCATCGACGTCGACTGCTTTAACAAATGCTCTGTTGAAGGGAGTCACTTTGATGAAAAGGAATCTTGGTGATAATCCTACAG GCCCCCTGACCCTGTCGTTGGACGCGTCCGGCAACCTCCTGATAAAGGCGAGCCAGGCGTCGCCGCTGCAGTCGCCGCAGCCGCAGCCGCAGCCGCACCAGCTGCACGTCGTACAGCTGTCCAGGCTATGCGTGCCTGCTTACACTG aaGTGGAAACTAGCAAGCAGTCCACGGTCCTGCCGAGCAGTGCGCCGAGCGCGCCGTCTGTCATCGTGTCGCAGAGCAACCACGCGGCGGTCAAACCCAACAC CGGGCAATGGGAGACCTCGGCAGAGGAAACGCGGCCGTTCCCGCTGGCGCCCACGCCCGCACAGCTGGGCTGCGCGCCGCTGCAGAAACGACTAAACAGAG GAACATCGACTGGTTCGACAGGCAGCGGTGACCAAGCCGTGCCTCGGTCTGAAAGCGGACCCACAACGCCTTTGGAGACGGAAACACCAATGTCTCCCAAACATGAAAATTTACCCAGCCCTTCGCTCAAGAAGAAGAGCCTTTTCAAGAAGGGCAATGAAGACGGGAGGGATAA GGTTTTGGAGCAGGTGAACTTCGAGCAGAAGTTCAGTACCCTCCCTCAATTCAAGCCCGAGGCGTGCAGCCCTAGCGCCATGGTGGTGCCGCGAAGTCCTCAACTGTACCTGAGGAAGAAGCATAACAAACTGGGCATAG AGGAAGACGGCACGATAGTCTCGACGCCTCAAATGGAAAGCGAGATTATGAACGGCAACAGCATGCCGACACCTATATCTTACGGCACTCCTCATACAACGACCAAACTCGTGGGGAACACCTTCTTCGGGCCAGACTTCAATTTGGATAACTATAGGG CGCCCGAGAGCATGGAGGAGATGTCGCCGCGCACGCCGTGCTCGGGCTCGctggcgggcggcgcgggcgcgggcgcgggggGCGCGGGGGGTGTGGGGGGCGGGCGCGAGGCCGGCCACCGCCGCACGCTGGAGCAGCGCCGCCAGCTCGTCATGAAGCTGTTCCACGACCACGGCATGTTCCCCTCCACGCAGGCCACCACGCACTTCCAG GCTACTCACATGGACATTTTCCCCACGAAGATGTCACTACAGCTGAAGATCCGAGAGGTGCGACAGAAACTGATGGCGCAGAATAATCTCACGCCGCATTCGGAGGTCAACACGCCGACCA aCGTGAACTCTCCGATAGTAACGTCAACGGCCAGTTAG
- the LOC106131605 gene encoding protein capicua homolog isoform X2, translating into MHRGHAGAAPPPHPPAVPSHPLYRTHAHADIDDQIPASVISSVGTVSLSQSSTIPIPNISMANPTNPGNASSSAAPQPAAQPPTQAPVRNLPKKRKFDPSELEEIERNCTNNVAVALAPIDFQHILHPSPVVQQLSPQEIKAQQIHYLNIDLSEWRDHRVLAKQRGLYVPGVIRQAEGCKVIVELDGQENDPIEYSDIFGKNKFDIISDASPQMMHLLVGASCVVRTTDHSRESVQNVFVEGFVFEVLNAPRRIRVKVSDMDNETVEVKRADIRLLQPPWADELEDAGSHHTPMHQVPVQHMPVASFQMCDGNFYTSSPMPGAGQVVTVGASSNGSMDYGESDDDLRREDIMFPNDSQMDCSNSKRSSLQSRGSTSSLIERSITPRSQPPTPRSQAATPHKYKKGDVVSTPTGIRKKFNGKQWRRLCSKDGCTKESQRRGYCSRHLSLRGVASSNTPLAQPSQHHRSSSKSLSSSGTGVEGDETSRESDTTPPHYRVAGRFDSDETEAANMLVSLGSSRSGSPGASPPGARRSPTPLRSNVFVPICSPPPPHARPPAHRALAALPDRPHTLIRPELVRPSRVSPSVSGVATSVIRVSPAPYHQPENRNGPTSLHTSQPNVIGVQQPSALSIQSTIQSSINQYSTTLPSNLTLPSSISLNLNNTNLQTSIANSMRSTNNDLPHNLIVHRGVNGIKEQMYRQTLNLRNGLHDYRAEESPPLNNQENFFNRRVSEYDDENGLHRNVMEHRPPELSETRVVEDKRIIKPAPLQARFLSVVDTEAKDNIKRFYVIPQNIEKKFVLIKNEPVEPIHIDEKMPQQMNNNELENEHRSLDNGDHVNNVNSSAVIVHPSQLLPVLPPPTSHTAIIVSTSGVPGGVFPWQSLVPLLTASPPPAPPSPRTPRTPHTPHTPHTPHTPHTPHTPHVKTEEQIKTEATTGETAPPMCTEEDDEVFDVIEDTSGGDDSNKRRSQSLSSLNSPAAATDKKERRIRRPMNAFMIFSKRHRQMVHQLNPNQDNRTVSKILGEWWYSLKPEEKQKYNELASEVKEAHFKAHPEWKWCNKDRRKSSSSRDPTRSMPQSPRTPSEANNVAAAGTEMPAATGYHVASPQLSDDEQMPQSLVEEPPAQDMQIDLKCGEKVTDSDSEGLEGREYLPHHDHTRRPKPIKARAGSSDNLLGGITASSPGGSKVFQPTGGAFKSTHADTGDHRQWATAFTTVNKSLPSQVPSSPHPLQSISASTQSLTNSVQGISLSTPNLTTQAALDNAIASIINLPTTSSGVQVISSGVSMNQPSGLTMNQSSGLTMNQSSGLTMNQSSGLTMNHSSGLSMNTQASTSTALTNALLKGVTLMKRNLGDNPTGPLTLSLDASGNLLIKASQASPLQSPQPQPQPHQLHVVQLSRLCVPAYTEVETSKQSTVLPSSAPSAPSVIVSQSNHAAVKPNTGQWETSAEETRPFPLAPTPAQLGCAPLQKRLNRGTSTGSTGSGDQAVPRSESGPTTPLETETPMSPKHENLPSPSLKKKSLFKKGNEDGRDKVLEQVNFEQKFSTLPQFKPEACSPSAMVVPRSPQLYLRKKHNKLGIEEDGTIVSTPQMESEIMNGNSMPTPISYGTPHTTTKLVGNTFFGPDFNLDNYRAPESMEEMSPRTPCSGSLAGGAGAGAGGAGGVGGGREAGHRRTLEQRRQLVMKLFHDHGMFPSTQATTHFQATHMDIFPTKMSLQLKIREVRQKLMAQNNLTPHSEVNTPTNVNSPIVTSTAS; encoded by the exons ATGCACCGTGGTCACGCGGGCGCCGCCCCGCCCCCGCACCCCCCCGCCGTCCCTTCGCACCCCCTCTACCGCACGCACGCGCACGCAGATATTGACGATCAG atCCCGGCTTCCGTGATAAGCAGTGTCGGCACAGTGAGCCTGTCACAGTCGTCGACTATCCCCATACCAAACATAAGCATGGCTAACCCGACGAATCCAGGGAACGCGAGCAGCAGCGCGGCCCCACAGCCGGCGGCCCAGCCGCCCACGCAGGCCCCCGTCAGAAACCTcccaaagaaaagaaaattcgATCCCTCGGAACTAGAAGAGATCGAAAGGAATTGTACAAACAATGTGGCCGTGGCCTTAGCTCCGATCGACTTCCAGCACATTCTACACCCTTCCCCCGTGGTGCAACAGCTTTCGCCACAGGAAATCAAAGCACAACAGATCCATTACCTAAACATCGACCTATCTGAATGGCGCGACCACAGAGTCTTAGCCAAGCAACGCGGCCTATACGTGCCCGGTGTGATCCGTCAAGCCGAAGGCTGCAAAGTGATCGTGGAACTAGATGGCCAGGAGAATGACCCTATTGAGTACAGTGACATTTTCGGTAAAAATAAGTTCGATATAATCAGTGATGCTAGCCCGCAAATGATGCACCTGCTGGTGGGGGCATCTTGTGTGGTGAGGACTACGGACCATAGCCGGGAAAGTGTGCAAAACGTGTTTGTTGAAGGATTCGTGTTTGAGGTCCTGAACGCGCCGAGAAGGATACGTGTCAAA gtATCAGACATGGATAACGAGACTGTAGAAGTGAAGCGCGCAGACATCAGGCTGCTGCAGCCGCCGTGGGCTGACGAGCTGGAAGACGCGGGCTCGCATCACACGCCCATGCATCAGGTGCCGGTCCAGCATATGCCGGTGGCG TCGTTTCAAATGTGCGACGGCAATTTCTACACGTCGTCCCCGATGCCTGGCGCCGGTCAGGTGGTCACTGTGGGCGCCTCGTCCAACGGCTCCATGGACTACGGCGAGAGCGACGATGATTTGAGACGAGAAGACATCATGTTTCCTAATGACTCGCAGATGG ACTGCAGTAACAGCAAACGCAGCAGCTTGCAGAGCCGAGGCAGCACGTCCAGTCTAATCGAGCGCTCCATCACTCCCAGATCTCAACCGCCTACTCCCAG ATCTCAAGCGGCAACCCCGCACAAATACAAGAAGGGCGACGTCGTATCAACGCCTACAGGAATCCGAAAGAAGTTCAACGGCAAGCAATGGCGGCGATTGTGTTCCAAAGATGGCTGCACCAAGGAGAGCCAACGTCGTGGTTATTGTTCGCGACATTTGTCGCTGCGCGGTGTCGCGTCATCCAACACGCCATTGGCGCAGCCGTCGCAACATCACAG AAGCAGCAGCAAGTCCCTGTCGTCTAGCGGCACGGGCGTGGAAGGCGACGAGACATCGCGCGAGTCCGACACCACGCCGCCGCATTACAGAGTCGCTGGCAGGTTCGATTCCGATGAGACCGAGGCTGCTAATATGTTag TGTCGCTGGGCAGCTCGCGCTCGGGCAGCCCGGGCGCGTCGCCGCCGGGCGCGCGGCGCTCGCCCACGCCGCTGCGCAGCAACGTGTTCGTGCCCATCTGcagcccgccgccgccgcacgCGCGCCCGCCCGCGCACCGCGCGCTCGCCGCGCTCCCCGACCGCCCGCACACGCTCATACG cCCCGAGTTAGTTCGGCCGAGCCGTGTCAGCCCTTCAGTGAGTGGAGTCGCGACCAGCGTTATAAGAGTTTCACCGGCGCCCTACCATCAG CCGGAGAACAGGAATGGCCCAACAAGTCTCCACACCAGCCAACCGAACGTGATTGGGGTTCAACAACCTTCAGCGCTGTCCATCCAGAGTACCATCCAATCATCGATCAACCAGTACTCTACCACGCTGCCCTCCAACCTCACTCTACCTTCAAGCATATCCCTCAACCTGAACAACACCAACCTCCAAACGAGCATCGCCAACTCTATGCGGTCTACCAACAACGATTTACCCCACAACCTAATCGTCCATAGAGGTGTAAACGGCATAAAAGAGCAAATGTACCGACAAACGTTGAACTTACGCAACGGACTACACGATTACAGAGCCGAAGAATCACCACCACTAAATAATcaagagaatttttttaatagaagaGTCTCGGAGTACGATGATGAGAACGGACTTCACAGGAATGTGATGGAACACAGGCCGCCGGAATTATCCGAGACTCGAGTTGTAGAAGATAAAAGGATCATCAAACCGGCGCCGCTGCAGGCCAGATTCTTGTCCGTGGTGGATACGGAGGCCAAAGACAATATAAAGAGGTTTTATGTCATACCGCAGAATATCGAGAAGAAGTTTGTGCTGATCAAGAATGAGCCAGTCGAGCCTATTCAT ATAGATGAGAAAATGCCTCAGCAGATGAACAATAATGAACTGGAAAATGAACACAGGAGTTTGGACAATGGTGATCAC GTGAACAACGTGAATAGCAGCGCTGTGATTGTACATCCCAGTCAACTGCTGCCTGTGTTGCCGCCTCCGACGTCGCATACAGCTATCATTG TGTCCACGAGCGGCGTACCAGGCGGCGTGTTCCCGTGGCAGTCCCTGGTGCCGCTGCTGACGGCGTCCCCTCCCCCCGCGCCGCCCTCGCCGCGTACCCCCCGCACCCCCCACACGCCCCACACCCCCCACACGCCGCACACCCCCCACACCCCCCACACACCCCATGTCAAGACTGAGGAGCAGATCAAGACTGAAGCTACTACTG GTGAAACAGCGCCACCTATGTGCACAGAAGAAGACGATGAAGTGTTCGACGTGATAGAAGACACGAGTGGCGGCGACGATTCCAACAAAAGGAGGTCACAAAGTCTCTCTTCACTAAACTCTCCTGCCGCTGCAACTGATAAG AAGGAGCGCCGAATCAGACGGCCGATGAACGCGTTTATGATTTTCTCCAAGCGCCACCGACAAATGGTGCACCAGTTGAATCCCAATCAGGACAACAGGACTGTCAGCAAAATCCTCGGCGAGTGGTGGTACTCGCTCAAACCTGAGGAGAAACAGAAGTACAACGAGTTGGCTAGCGAG GTTAAAGAGGCCCACTTCAAAGCGCATCCTGAATGGAAATGGTGCAACAAAGACCGCAGGAAATCCTCCAGCAGTCGCGATCCCACGCGATCTATGCCACAG AGTCCCCGCACACCTTCGGAAGCGAATAATGTTGCGGCGGCAGGAACGGAGATGCCGGCTGCAACGGGATACCACGTCGCATCGCCGCAACTTAGTGATGACGAACAG ATGCCGCAATCTCTGGTCGAGGAGCCGCCGGCGCAGGATATGCAAATCGACCTGAAGTGCGGAGAGAAAGTCACGGATTCAGATTCTGAGGGGCTCGAGGGCAGAGAGTACTTGCCGCATCACGACCATACTCGTAGACCGAAACCGATCAAAGCTAG GGCGGGCTCATCTGACAATCTGCTGGGCGGTATTACAGCTTCGAGTCCTGGTGGCTCTAAGGTTTTCCAACCAACTGGTGGCGCTTTCAAATCAACACACGCCGATACTG GTGATCACAGACAATGGGCCACAGCATTCACGACCGTGAACAAGAGTCTACCGAGCCAAGTACCCAGCTCTCCGCACCCTTTGCAGTCAATATCAGCGAGTACTCAAAGCCTCACTAACAGTGTCCAAGGCATTTCTCTAAGCACACCAAATCTTACCACTCAAGCGGCTTTGGATAATGCTATAGCATCAATTATCAATTTGCCGACAACATCAAGTGGGGTCCAAGTGATATCGAGTGGCGTATCGATGAATCAACCGAGCGGGTTGACGATGAATCAATCAAGCGGGTTGACAATGAATCAATCAAGCGGGTTGACAATGAATCAATCAAGCGGGCTGACAATGAATCACTCAAGTGGGTTATCGATGAATACTCAAGCATCGACGTCGACTGCTTTAACAAATGCTCTGTTGAAGGGAGTCACTTTGATGAAAAGGAATCTTGGTGATAATCCTACAG GCCCCCTGACCCTGTCGTTGGACGCGTCCGGCAACCTCCTGATAAAGGCGAGCCAGGCGTCGCCGCTGCAGTCGCCGCAGCCGCAGCCGCAGCCGCACCAGCTGCACGTCGTACAGCTGTCCAGGCTATGCGTGCCTGCTTACACTG aaGTGGAAACTAGCAAGCAGTCCACGGTCCTGCCGAGCAGTGCGCCGAGCGCGCCGTCTGTCATCGTGTCGCAGAGCAACCACGCGGCGGTCAAACCCAACAC CGGGCAATGGGAGACCTCGGCAGAGGAAACGCGGCCGTTCCCGCTGGCGCCCACGCCCGCACAGCTGGGCTGCGCGCCGCTGCAGAAACGACTAAACAGAG GAACATCGACTGGTTCGACAGGCAGCGGTGACCAAGCCGTGCCTCGGTCTGAAAGCGGACCCACAACGCCTTTGGAGACGGAAACACCAATGTCTCCCAAACATGAAAATTTACCCAGCCCTTCGCTCAAGAAGAAGAGCCTTTTCAAGAAGGGCAATGAAGACGGGAGGGATAA GGTTTTGGAGCAGGTGAACTTCGAGCAGAAGTTCAGTACCCTCCCTCAATTCAAGCCCGAGGCGTGCAGCCCTAGCGCCATGGTGGTGCCGCGAAGTCCTCAACTGTACCTGAGGAAGAAGCATAACAAACTGGGCATAG AGGAAGACGGCACGATAGTCTCGACGCCTCAAATGGAAAGCGAGATTATGAACGGCAACAGCATGCCGACACCTATATCTTACGGCACTCCTCATACAACGACCAAACTCGTGGGGAACACCTTCTTCGGGCCAGACTTCAATTTGGATAACTATAGGG CGCCCGAGAGCATGGAGGAGATGTCGCCGCGCACGCCGTGCTCGGGCTCGctggcgggcggcgcgggcgcgggcgcgggggGCGCGGGGGGTGTGGGGGGCGGGCGCGAGGCCGGCCACCGCCGCACGCTGGAGCAGCGCCGCCAGCTCGTCATGAAGCTGTTCCACGACCACGGCATGTTCCCCTCCACGCAGGCCACCACGCACTTCCAG GCTACTCACATGGACATTTTCCCCACGAAGATGTCACTACAGCTGAAGATCCGAGAGGTGCGACAGAAACTGATGGCGCAGAATAATCTCACGCCGCATTCGGAGGTCAACACGCCGACCA aCGTGAACTCTCCGATAGTAACGTCAACGGCCAGTTAG